One segment of Ricinus communis isolate WT05 ecotype wild-type chromosome 8, ASM1957865v1, whole genome shotgun sequence DNA contains the following:
- the LOC8271712 gene encoding ankyrin repeat-containing protein At5g02620 gives MESPLLLSSPAPRKKMTKQLTGKKDDTPLHSAARAGNLAAVMEILTNTEGEELKQLLEKQNQSGETALYVAAEYGYVDLVREMIKYYDLADAGIKARNGFDAFHIAAKQGDLDILEILMAAHPELAMTVDLSNTTALHTAATQGHIEVVNFLLSAGSSLAAIARSNGKTALHSAARNGHLEVVRALVAMEPAIVTRIDKKGQTALHMAVKGQNVEVVEELINAEPSSVNMVDTKGNTSLHIATRKGRSQIVRLLLRHNETDTKAVNRTGETAFDTAEKTGHPEIAAILQEHGVQSAKNIKPQATNPARELKQTVSDIKHEVHYQLEHTRQTRKRVQGIAKRLNKMHAEGLNNAINSTTVVAVLIATVAFAAIFTVPGQYVDDKNDIPKGQSLGEANIAPQAPFIVFFIFDSIALFISLAVVVVQTSVVVIESKAKKQMMAVINKLMWIACALVSVAFLALSFIVVGKEEKWLAISVTIIGATIMVTTLGTMCYWVIKHRIEASNMRSIRRSSVGSKSRSFSMSVMSDSEILNNEYKKMYAI, from the exons ATGGAGTCGCCACTTCTTTTGTCGAGTCCAGCCCCCAGGAAAAAAATGACCAAACAGTTGACAGGAAAAAAAGATGATACACCATTGCATTCTGCAGCTAGAGCTGGAAATTTGGCAGCTGTAATGGAAATACTTACTAATACTGAGGGGGAAGAGTTGAAGCAATTGTtagaaaagcaaaatcaaTCAGGAGAGACTGCCCTTTATGTAGCTGCTGAATATGGTTATGTTGATTTAGTTAGGGAGATGATTAAGTACTATGATCTTGCTGATGCTGGTATTAAAGCAAGAAATGGGTTTGATGCATTTCACATTGCCGCCAAGCAAGGGGATTTAG ATATACTGGAAATTCTAATGGCGGCACATCCAGAATTGGCTATGACTGTTGATTTATCAAACACCACAGCTTTGCACACTGCTGCAACCCAAGGCCATATAGAGGTggtgaattttttattgagtGCAGGGAGTAGCCTCGCAGCTATTGCTAGAAGCAATGGGAAAACTGCCTTGCATTCTGCTGCTAGAAATGGTCATTTAGAAGTTGTTAGAGCACTCGTCGCAATGGAGCCTGCAATAGTGACAAGGATAGATAAAAAGGGGCAGACAGCACTGCACATGGCAGTGAAGGGTCAGAATGTTGAAGTGGTGGAGGAGTTGATAAATGCAGAACCTTCATCGGTGAACATGGTGGATACCAAGGGAAACACATCATTACATATAGCCACCCGAAAAGGAAGATCTCAG ATTGTTAGGTTACTACTGAGGCACAATGAAACAGATACAAAAGCTGTCAATAGAACTGGTGAAACTGCCTTTGATACTGCAGAGAAAACGGGGCATCCTGAGATTGCAGCCATTTTGCAGGAGCATGGGGTTCAAAGTGCCAAAAACATAAAGCCACAAGCTACAAATCCGGCACGGGAACTGAAACAAACAGTGAGCGACATCAAACATGAAGTTCACTACCAGTTAGAACACACCCGTCAAACTCGGAAAAGAGTGCAAGGCATTGCTAAACGTCTAAACAAAATGCACGCAGAAGGCCTTAACAATGCCATAAACTCCACAACCGTCGTAGCTGTCCTCATTGCCACAGTTGCCTTTGCCGCCATCTTCACTGTCCCTGGCCAATATGTGGATGACAAGAACGATATCCCCAAAGGGCAGTCACTTGGGGAGGCGAATATTGCTCCACAAGCTCCATTTATAGTATTCTTCATCTTCGACTCAATTGctctcttcatttctctagcTGTCGTGGTGGTGCAAACATCTGTTGTTGTGATAGAAAGCAAGGCAAAGAAGCAGATGATGGCAGTCATCAACAAGTTGATGTGGATAGCTTGTGCACTTGTTTCAGTAGCATTTCTGGCTCTGTCATTTATTGTAGTGGGCAAGGAGGAGAAGTGGTTGGCCATCAGTGTAACAATCATAGGAGCAACTATAATGGTTACAACTCTTGGAACTATGTGTTATTGGGTAATTAAGCATCGGATTGAAGCCTCAAATATGAGAAGTATACGAAGATCATCCGTGGGAAGTAAATCACGATCATTTTCAATGTCTGTCATGTCAGATAGTGAGATCTTGAAtaatgagtataagaaaatgtATGCAATTTAA